In the Candidatus Eremiobacterota bacterium genome, one interval contains:
- a CDS encoding efflux RND transporter permease subunit, whose translation MNISEWSISHPYAIISFYLGVVVLALLAIFYTLPRRMMPYVQSPLIGVVTTMPGLSAQEMEMYISKPIEEQLVSVRNLRYIRSTSQDGFSIVSLEFSYGTDMKKALFDVQALMNIIQANLPVTGANLKPSWVLPIDPLNIPILSVALTGEGWDPVRLREFADNTVSNILKTEENVFSVVPFGGYRRQVQVIVDRDRLASRNLSLLDVRKAIDSFNVSRSAGSITQGTREAIVRVDNRALSARDIMNFPIASMSLSPGGREQDSSPQDKDFPRIVYVKDVAQVLDTYWERRSAYHYVHDGKTEPAIEVSIIQNPEASSARIVPQLMKRLRQLEKENPGIRFQVAYDNSHFVNILFRNMFEELLVAVLLTGLVVLLFLGEWRGALISLLTIPTSLAIAILCLLPMGMTLNSGTLIGLLISIGRLVDDSIIDIHAVERHLRMGKDPRTATIDGITEVRLAVLSSTSVLILALVPLLFCGGIVQAMFVELVWPLIFALLASTLVSFTLTALLASKLLRPEEEREGEKKSLPYRLILNPIQNLLERMEKGYGRVIAWMLRHRFSNLARILATVIIGFAFYYFIGSEMMPLADVGQAYGILEMQPGTSFKGTEEATGRVEEIMKKHPEIKSVSTEIGVETMFESFSPFFTGYSMPAVNSASFMITLSDKDERKKTIWDIMDSVQKEATATIPGIRRLQIKEMGSDVMATSSAPIQILVFGKDLAYLDRLGAQVTGIAAKTRGIFQVASSWSLSKPEYRIKVDPVRAAEAGLSPEAVSQQVYYATRGGLTDEFYRLPNIRQNTILIRYREGDRRTSEDLGNIQLVAPDGKSVPLKSLASIESLSAPSLIEHDGLRRVVTIMGYYRIGYPTSMDLSMNIVMDAIAKVNFPPGYGIEMRGDMTQMMDSFRRLLFGLLLALIFIFLILVAQFRGFLQPLQMIFSIPLELSGVFIALWLAHQSFSTVSIMAVIVLTGMDITTAILLIDMIMKNRDHGMERNRAIIEACPTRLRPILMTSLITIAVMIPVSLFPKTGMDAYSPLGTVIIGGLAMGTILSLFDIPIMHTYVDDLIAWIHRVFLKKPWIWPVREDEAEVKEP comes from the coding sequence ATGAATATCTCGGAATGGTCCATCAGCCATCCCTACGCCATAATCTCATTTTACCTCGGCGTCGTGGTGCTTGCCCTGCTCGCCATATTCTATACCCTTCCGCGGCGCATGATGCCCTATGTCCAGAGCCCCCTCATAGGTGTCGTCACCACCATGCCCGGCCTCTCAGCCCAGGAGATGGAGATGTATATCAGCAAGCCCATCGAGGAGCAGCTCGTGTCGGTAAGGAATCTCCGCTACATCCGCTCCACCTCGCAGGACGGCTTCTCCATAGTCTCACTGGAATTCTCATACGGCACCGACATGAAGAAGGCCCTTTTCGATGTCCAGGCTCTCATGAACATCATCCAGGCAAACCTCCCCGTCACCGGGGCGAACCTGAAGCCCTCGTGGGTTCTCCCTATCGATCCTCTCAATATTCCCATCCTCTCAGTCGCCCTTACGGGAGAGGGGTGGGACCCGGTGCGCCTCAGGGAATTCGCCGACAACACGGTGAGCAACATTCTCAAGACCGAGGAGAATGTTTTTTCCGTGGTGCCCTTCGGCGGGTACCGCAGGCAGGTCCAGGTCATTGTCGATCGGGACAGGCTTGCATCCAGGAATCTCTCCCTGCTGGACGTCAGGAAAGCCATTGATTCTTTTAACGTGAGCCGTTCTGCAGGGTCGATCACCCAGGGCACGAGAGAAGCCATCGTGCGTGTCGATAACAGGGCGCTCTCCGCCCGCGACATCATGAATTTTCCCATTGCCTCGATGAGCCTCTCTCCCGGCGGCCGTGAACAAGACTCTTCACCGCAGGACAAGGATTTCCCCCGCATCGTCTATGTGAAAGATGTGGCCCAGGTGCTCGATACATACTGGGAAAGAAGAAGCGCTTACCACTATGTCCATGACGGGAAGACCGAGCCTGCCATCGAGGTTTCCATAATCCAGAATCCAGAGGCCTCATCGGCAAGGATCGTCCCGCAGCTCATGAAGCGCCTCAGGCAGCTCGAAAAAGAGAACCCGGGAATCCGTTTTCAGGTTGCCTATGATAACTCCCACTTCGTGAACATCCTTTTCAGGAATATGTTTGAGGAGCTTCTCGTGGCGGTTCTCCTCACCGGTCTCGTGGTGCTGCTGTTCCTGGGGGAATGGCGCGGTGCCCTCATTTCTCTCCTCACGATTCCCACGTCGCTTGCCATCGCCATCCTCTGCCTTCTCCCGATGGGGATGACACTCAACAGCGGCACTCTTATCGGCCTGCTCATCTCAATCGGCCGCCTGGTTGATGACTCGATCATCGACATACATGCCGTCGAGCGCCACCTTCGCATGGGCAAGGACCCCAGGACCGCGACGATAGATGGTATAACCGAGGTGCGCCTGGCCGTCCTCTCCTCTACCTCGGTGCTCATCCTGGCCCTGGTTCCCCTGCTTTTCTGCGGCGGCATCGTGCAGGCCATGTTTGTCGAGCTCGTATGGCCTCTCATCTTCGCCCTTCTCGCCTCGACGCTTGTGAGCTTCACCCTCACGGCACTGCTTGCCTCGAAATTACTGCGCCCCGAAGAGGAGCGGGAAGGTGAAAAAAAATCTCTTCCTTATCGCCTGATCCTGAATCCCATCCAGAATCTCCTGGAAAGAATGGAAAAAGGCTATGGCCGGGTCATTGCCTGGATGCTCAGGCACCGCTTCTCCAATCTTGCGCGCATCCTTGCCACCGTCATTATCGGCTTCGCCTTCTATTATTTCATCGGGAGCGAGATGATGCCGCTGGCCGATGTCGGCCAGGCATACGGGATTCTGGAAATGCAGCCGGGCACCTCCTTCAAAGGCACCGAGGAAGCGACGGGGAGAGTCGAGGAGATCATGAAGAAGCATCCCGAGATAAAATCAGTCTCTACGGAAATAGGCGTCGAGACGATGTTCGAATCCTTCAGCCCCTTTTTTACCGGCTATTCCATGCCTGCCGTGAACTCGGCCTCTTTCATGATAACCTTAAGCGACAAGGATGAGCGGAAAAAGACCATCTGGGATATCATGGATTCGGTTCAGAAGGAAGCAACCGCAACGATCCCAGGCATCAGGCGCCTCCAGATAAAAGAGATGGGCTCCGATGTCATGGCTACTTCCTCGGCCCCCATTCAGATCCTGGTATTTGGCAAGGATCTGGCATATCTCGATCGCCTGGGTGCTCAAGTGACCGGTATTGCGGCAAAAACTCGCGGTATATTCCAGGTAGCCTCTTCCTGGTCACTTTCGAAGCCCGAGTACCGCATCAAGGTTGACCCCGTGAGGGCGGCCGAAGCGGGGCTTTCACCCGAGGCTGTCTCCCAGCAGGTGTACTATGCCACCAGGGGCGGCCTTACCGATGAATTCTACCGCCTCCCCAATATCCGCCAGAATACCATACTGATAAGATACCGGGAGGGTGATCGCCGCACCAGTGAGGATCTCGGGAACATCCAGCTTGTGGCGCCTGACGGAAAAAGTGTTCCTCTGAAATCCCTGGCTTCCATCGAATCCCTCAGCGCCCCAAGCCTCATTGAGCATGACGGCCTTCGCCGCGTTGTCACCATCATGGGCTACTACCGCATAGGGTACCCCACGTCGATGGATCTCTCAATGAATATCGTCATGGATGCCATCGCGAAAGTGAATTTTCCGCCCGGTTATGGCATAGAGATGCGCGGTGACATGACGCAGATGATGGACTCGTTCCGCCGCCTCCTTTTTGGCCTCCTGCTTGCCCTCATATTCATATTCCTGATCCTGGTGGCCCAGTTCCGGGGATTCCTGCAGCCCCTGCAGATGATCTTTTCCATTCCCCTGGAGCTCTCCGGTGTATTCATAGCCCTCTGGCTCGCCCACCAGAGCTTCTCCACCGTCTCCATCATGGCGGTCATCGTGCTCACCGGCATGGACATCACCACCGCCATACTCCTTATCGACATGATAATGAAAAACCGTGATCATGGGATGGAGCGCAACAGAGCCATTATCGAGGCATGCCCCACGCGTCTTCGCCCCATCCTGATGACCTCCCTCATCACCATCGCCGTGATGATTCCAGTCTCCCTCTTCCCGAAGACCGGGATGGATGCATACTCTCCACTGGGGACGGTCATCATAGGCGGCCTTGCCATGGGGACAATCCTGAGCCTTTTTGACATTCCAATCATGCACACCTATGTCGATGATCTCATCGCATGGATCCATCGCGTCTTCCTAAAAAAGCCATGGATATGGCCTGTCCGGGAAGATGAAGCGGAGGTGAAAGAGCCTTGA